From the Acidobacteriota bacterium genome, one window contains:
- a CDS encoding type II toxin-antitoxin system PemK/MazF family toxin, producing the protein MRRGEIWTVSGGAAYTGKPRPAVIIQDDRFDANDSIVVCPLTTDPTSAPIFRLPIPTNARTGLRAPCRLMVDKVTAVPRRRLGARVGTLSADELKVLNRAIFVFLGLSETEAPEA; encoded by the coding sequence GTGAGGCGCGGTGAAATCTGGACCGTCTCGGGCGGTGCCGCCTACACAGGCAAGCCCCGCCCGGCCGTCATCATCCAAGACGACCGGTTCGACGCCAACGACTCGATCGTTGTGTGTCCGCTCACGACCGACCCGACGTCGGCGCCGATCTTCAGGCTTCCGATTCCAACCAATGCGCGAACCGGCCTGCGGGCACCGTGCAGGCTGATGGTGGACAAGGTGACGGCGGTGCCACGACGACGACTTGGAGCGCGTGTCGGCACGTTGAGCGCCGACGAGCTGAAGGTGCTCAACCGGGCGATCTTCGTGTTCCTCGGGTTGTCGGAGACAGAGGCGCCGGAAGCCTAG